The Moraxella nasicaprae sequence TGACGCTGACCACCAGAGAGCTTGACACCTCGTTCACCCACTTGGGTGTCCAGCCCTGTATTGCCGTGTTTATCTTGTAGTGTCTGGATAAATTCCCACGCATGAGCTGCTTTAGCGGCGGCGATGATTTCGTCATCGGTGGCATTAGGGCGACCGTAAGCGATGTTTTCTCGTACGGTGCGATGCAAAAGCGAGGTATCTTGGGTAACCATACCAATCTGCTGGCGTAGAGATTCTTGGGTTAATGTGCTGATGTCTTGTCCATCAATCACGATTTTACCACCGCTGACATCATAAAATCTAAGCAATAGATTTACCAAAGTGGATTTGCCAGCACCAGAACGACCCACCAATCCCACTTTTTCGCCTGCGTTAATGGTCAAATTAAACCGTTCAAGCAGTCCGATTTTGTCATCGCCTTTACCATAATTGAACGATACTTGGTCAAACTCAATCTTACCCTGTTCCACATGAAACATTTTGGCATCAGGGCTATCTACCACAGCGTGTGGCGTAGTCAAGGTGTTCATGCCGTCTTGTACTGTACCTAAATGCTCAAACAAAGATGCCGTCTCCCACAGCACCCAGTGTGTCAGACCTTGTAAGCGAATTGCCAATGCACCAGCTACTGCCACCGCACCAGCACCCACCACGCCTGTATACCACAGATACACACTCATGGCGATACTGCCCGATACAGTGATGACTGCAATCAAAGACACCAAAATTTCAAGAATGGAGACCAGACGCATCTGGTTATGCACCTTACCCAAAAAATGCTGCATGGCTTCTTTGGCATAAGACAGCTCACGGCGAGAATGACTAAACAGCTTGACCGTGCTGATGTTGGCATAGGCATCGGTGATGCGTCCTGTCATCAAAGCTCGTGCGTCCGCCTGCTCTTGGCTGACTTTTTGTAATTTTGGCAATAAAAACACCAAAAGACCAACCACCATCAGCACCCACGCCACAAAAGGTATAGCAAGTAGCGGATGAATGCTGACCAGCACCGTGCCAGCCCCCACCAAAAAAGTACCAATGAATACAAATACACCAATGAGCGTCATCGCCACATCACGCACCGCCAAAGCAGTTTGCATCACTTTGGCAGAAACTCGACCAGAAAACTCATCTTGATAAAACTGCATGGACTGTCCTAGCATATGCTGATGAAAAATCCAGCGAAGTCTCATCGGTACAACACCTTGTAGCACCTGATGATGAATGGTGGTTTCAAATAAAAGAACCATAGGAATGATGGCGGTAATGGCAAGCATGGTTAGCAGCTCAGTCTTTTTGGTTTGCCAAAACTCCTGTGGGCTATACATACCTAGCCAATCAACAATTTGCCCCACCCATGAATAAATAAATGCCCAATAAAGCCCAGAGATTGCGGTTAATACCGTAAACAAAAGTAGCCAGCCACGATAGCCTACTGTACAAGCATAAATGAACGAAAACAGTCCACCTGAATACTTAGGCAGGTTAATGTCTGGATAGGAGTCTAGGCGTTTTTCAAAATACGAAAAAAAAGACATTCTCTTTACCTATTTTTTAATTTTTTCATATTATAGCAGATTTTTAGACACGCCTTATTGACAAAGTATTCATCTATCAAACCAAAATAGTATAAATAAAACAACTTTTCTAATAATAGTGTATCGCTTGACAATCCAAAAAAAAAACGATAATAAATTTTTATGTTCTTTGTGTTTATCAAGGAATTTATCATGAAAAAGCTACTGGCAATTCTAGCATTTACCCTACCCATGACTGTTTTAGCAAATGGCAATCTGCCTTTTGTGGGCAAGAAGCAGTTTTGGAGCTACTGCATCAGCGGTATGGGCTACACTCATTATCTGGAAATCAAAAAGAATGGCAATGCCAAAATCTATACGGTCAGCAATAAAACAAACAGAGTGGGAATGGTCGAATATCAAGGCAAGTATCGCACAGTGATGGAAGATTCAGAAGGTCGGTATTTTAAAGTGTTAAATCGCCGACAAATTGCCCTAACTGACAGTCAAGGTAATATTGACTATGATTCTTGCGGCGAAGAGGCTGTGATGAGATTACAATAATTCAAACCGCTCCACAAAAAAACAAAGCCATCAAAAAACGGCTTTGTTTTTTTATTGAGATACATTTAGGCTTTTAAGTACAGCTCACTCCCTTGCTCGGCAAATTTCTCTTTCATTTCTTCCATACCTTTGGCGTATTCACGCACATTTTGGGTAATTTTCATTGAGCAGAACTTTGGCCCACACATCGAGCAAAAATGAGCCGATTTATGAGCCTCTTTGGGCATGGTTTCATCGTGCATTGCCCTTGCCGTATCTGGGTCTAGCGATAGATTAAACTGGTCTTCCCAGCGAAACTCAAATCGTGCCTTAGACAGGGCATTATCTCGCACCTGAGCGGACGGATGTCCTTTGGCAAGGTCGGCAGCGTGGGCGGCGATTTTATAAGTGATGATACCGTCTTTGACATCTTTTTTGTTGGGCAAGCCCAAATGCTCTTTTGGCGTAACATAGCACAGCATTGCCGTGCCATACCAGCCAATCATCGCCGCCCCTATTGCACTGGTGATGTGGTCATAACCAGGTGCGATGTCGGTGGTCAAAGGTCCTAGCGTATAAAAGGGGGCTTCTCC is a genomic window containing:
- a CDS encoding ABC transporter ATP-binding protein codes for the protein MSFFSYFEKRLDSYPDINLPKYSGGLFSFIYACTVGYRGWLLLFTVLTAISGLYWAFIYSWVGQIVDWLGMYSPQEFWQTKKTELLTMLAITAIIPMVLLFETTIHHQVLQGVVPMRLRWIFHQHMLGQSMQFYQDEFSGRVSAKVMQTALAVRDVAMTLIGVFVFIGTFLVGAGTVLVSIHPLLAIPFVAWVLMVVGLLVFLLPKLQKVSQEQADARALMTGRITDAYANISTVKLFSHSRRELSYAKEAMQHFLGKVHNQMRLVSILEILVSLIAVITVSGSIAMSVYLWYTGVVGAGAVAVAGALAIRLQGLTHWVLWETASLFEHLGTVQDGMNTLTTPHAVVDSPDAKMFHVEQGKIEFDQVSFNYGKGDDKIGLLERFNLTINAGEKVGLVGRSGAGKSTLVNLLLRFYDVSGGKIVIDGQDISTLTQESLRQQIGMVTQDTSLLHRTVRENIAYGRPNATDDEIIAAAKAAHAWEFIQTLQDKHGNTGLDTQVGERGVKLSGGQRQRIAIARVMLKNAPILLLDEATSALDSEVEHAITTSLDKMMAGKTVIAIAHRLSTIASMDKLVVMDQGRIVEMGSHDELIAKNGVYASLWARQSGGFLAEE